In the Cytophagia bacterium CHB2 genome, CTCAACACCGCGCGAGCTCTCCAGTTCGCCGACGCCGCCGGTGGCGCGATCCAACTCCGGATGGTTGATGCCATCGCCGTTGTCGCCATTGTCATACGCCGTGACAGAATAAGTCGTTTGCACCAAAGGTGGCACACCAGTATCCACATATTCATACTGGCCGCTGGCATTCAAGGCGGGAAGGCCGCGATCAAAGCCAATGCCGTTCACCAGGTCAAAATCAGCAACCAACGTGAAATTATTGCCGTCCAACGTCCGCCAAATGCGATAGCCTTCAAAATCTTTGTTCCCGGAGATGGGATCAATAGACTCTTCGGACTTGCGGTCCCAGGTGATCTTAACGGCGCGATCTTGCGGCGTTAGCGAAAAGGCCGGAGCAACAGGCGCAGCCGGGCCGCGAAAATCTGCGCGGAACATGGCAAGCGCTTGGCGTGAGTTGGCCGCGATTTTTTCCAAATCAAGGCCATTGACAATCGCCAGGGTTACCGGAAGAGTCTGCCCGGGATTAAGATTGCCCAGCGGGCCAAAGCCCAGCACAAAACGCCAATCTTCCGTCGTGAGTTGATCCGGATTGCGTGCGCCGCTCGAAATCAAATCGTATTTTGCGACATTATCCTCGGGGTCAGCGCCGGCGAGACGGCCGAAATTAAGATAACTTACTTGGATATCGGGCCGCGGTGTTTGCAGTACGCGCACACCAAAATACTGCGCGGCTAACAAGCCGCCATCGCCATCCGCATCACCGCCGACAGCCGTTTCGAGAGAATCAATGAAAAAGGTGATGTCATCTTCGGAACGCGTATTGCCAACTTGCGTAATATGGCCGATGTCGAAATCAAAAAACATGGCCAACCAGACATCTTGCAAAACATCTGTGCCAATATTCGTCACCGAAAAATCGAAAATCATAAAATCATCGGCATAACTTTCGGACCAGGCATAGGAATGCTGCACGACCCGCACGCCCAGCGGCGTGAAGCCGTCAACATCGGGCGAGTCCAAACAGTTTTGGCAGGTATCAACGTAAGCCGTGATCCACTCTTCGCCGGCGCGCGCTTGCGTGTCTTCGTCTTCCAATCCGTCGCCGTCATCGTCGCGTGAACCTGGAACCAGATCACCATCGAGGTCAGGATCATCGCCGTCGATCAAACCATCATAGTCATTGTCCTGAAAATCATTTGAGATATCGCCCACCGGGTCTTCATCGATGTGAGGCTCGGGATCATAGTTGAAAATGCCGTCGCCATTGGCATCGGCATTGGGGCCATCCCAGTCGCTGCTCGGCAGGCCATCGCCGTTCAAATCATCCGCTACCGTCCAATCGCCGTCATCATCAATTTCTTTGGCAGCAACATCTTTCGATTGCCCCAACCACGGCATGATGGGTCCAAATTCGCGGGTGCCATTATCGCCATCCGTAACGGTCGAAACAATTTTCTCGCCGTTCTTGATCGCGCCGACCCAGAAACCGCCGGAAAACAAGAAGACGGTGCCCGTGCCGCCGGGGTACTCCAGCTCGGCGGCCAGTTGCGCCGAGCCCGGTACAAATGGCGTCGAGGCAGCCGTGCGGCCATCGGGATTGGACAACTCGCCAAAATTTCCCATCATCAGCCATTGCAAGCCTTTTTGATGCACTGCCCATTGATTCGCTACAATGGCGTTCGGCTTGGACAAGTCGGTTTGATTGGGATTCCACCAGACTCTATCCGAACGCTTTGTTTTTTTGTCCTTGAGATCGCGTCCCCAAGCCTCGTTGTCGCTAGTCAGCGCAAGCAAGGCCAAAGCGAGAACGCTCAAGGCCGTAATTTTTGAAATTCTCATGTAAACTCCTTCCGTAGGTTTCAACGACGAACACGCCATCCCAAAAGAATGAACGTGATTAATCTGGGGTACCAATTCAGCCTTTGCGGGATCAAAGATTTGACATCGTCATTCTAGTACGCGTCTAAAACTTACTTCCCGAGTCCGTCGTAGTCCTGCCCCCTCGTGGGGCATTGCGGGAACGCGTAACTCCATGGTTCCAGCAGCCGCCCACAAGGGGGGGAACTACGTTTGCGGAAAGCTATTTTTAGATGAACCAACCTCAGCTTCAACCGCGAGACGCAAAGAGCGTCAAGCATTTCCCACACATCTCTTTGCGATCTTCGCGCCGTCGCGGTTAAATCAGTGTCATCGCCTTAAAACTCGGTAAAGAATCCGAGCCGGATAATGCGGCCATTGCTCCAGGCAGCGGGGTTCGGAACAGAGTTGGCATACCCGCCGTAATTTCTGGTGGTGTTGGCCGAGCTGGTGTTCACATATCCGACGCCGTTAAACGACTCGCCATTAAGCAGCGTGTCATGGCGATAGCGATCCAGGATGCCGCCGTTGTCGCCGCCGATGACATTACGGCGATTCAAGAGATTCAGCACCTGCAAGGTCGCGCCAAAGCGCGTGCCCTTGGTCAAGTTGAAAAAGCGGCGCATGTTGACGTCAATATCGAACGTAGAGGGATAGCGCAGCGTATTCGTCAACTCAAGCTGGTCGGTGCCATTCAGCGATTGCGGGGTGTACGGCGTGCCCGAACCATACTGCGCCAGCACGTTCACATTCCAATTTTCCAATGGGAAAAAGTTGCCCAGACGCGGGCCCTGATTATCGCCGTAATGATAATCAACATTTACGACGATGCGGTGCCGCTGATCCCAATCCGCCGCATACTCGACGCCCGGCAGCGCGGCAAAAATGTTCTCATTGGTATAGGTGTCAGCCGCGCCGGAATGAGACGATTTTGCCACTTGAAAGGTATAGGTGATGCCGCCGGAGAAGAAACGTCCGCTGCGTTGCTGCAATTCAAACTCAAGACCCTTGACCGTGCCATAGGAGTCATTGAAGTAGGTATAAAAGGCATTGCCAATGTCATCGAATCTGCGATTGATTTGCAGCAAGTTGTTGATGTCCTTAAAAAAACCTTTCACATTCAACAACGTGTTCATGCCGAATTGGTGCTCGATGCCGAACTCGTACGCAATCGTTTCTTCCGGATCAAGATTGGGGTTGCCGACGATCGAGTTGCTGCTGGCAATCGCCTGATTGACGGTGTCAAACACGT is a window encoding:
- a CDS encoding T9SS type A sorting domain-containing protein translates to MRISKITALSVLALALLALTSDNEAWGRDLKDKKTKRSDRVWWNPNQTDLSKPNAIVANQWAVHQKGLQWLMMGNFGELSNPDGRTAASTPFVPGSAQLAAELEYPGGTGTVFLFSGGFWVGAIKNGEKIVSTVTDGDNGTREFGPIMPWLGQSKDVAAKEIDDDGDWTVADDLNGDGLPSSDWDGPNADANGDGIFNYDPEPHIDEDPVGDISNDFQDNDYDGLIDGDDPDLDGDLVPGSRDDDGDGLEDEDTQARAGEEWITAYVDTCQNCLDSPDVDGFTPLGVRVVQHSYAWSESYADDFMIFDFSVTNIGTDVLQDVWLAMFFDFDIGHITQVGNTRSEDDITFFIDSLETAVGGDADGDGGLLAAQYFGVRVLQTPRPDIQVSYLNFGRLAGADPEDNVAKYDLISSGARNPDQLTTEDWRFVLGFGPLGNLNPGQTLPVTLAIVNGLDLEKIAANSRQALAMFRADFRGPAAPVAPAFSLTPQDRAVKITWDRKSEESIDPISGNKDFEGYRIWRTLDGNNFTLVADFDLVNGIGFDRGLPALNASGQYEYVDTGVPPLVQTTYSVTAYDNGDNGDGINHPELDRATGGVGELESSRGVERQQIVVANSLAKNSLDDVWVVPNPYVGSSEFERFGRYSSPGNVSFPKIIQFVNLPAQAKIQIFTLSGDLVQEIDHNGAQSGVAVWNLRTRLNQEAVAGIYLFRVEANGQEKIGKFLVIK